ACAAGATTTAAACTGTACCTATATGATGAAAAGAAAAGTAGGAAAAATCGGAGGAAACCGGGGTTAAGGTTCATATCCAGAAAGATTGCCGGGAAGTCCTGTTGAGGCCGGTGGCTAGTGTGAGAGGGGAACGGAGGGAGGTGGGGTACAGCCTTGGCCATGGAGCGATGCCTGGGCCCTGGGGTTTACTGGTGGGctttttaggtttttattttgaaataattagagAGTCTCAGGAAGTTGCAAAGACGCTACAGAGAAGTCTTCTTCTGGTaccaggacttaaaaaaaaaaaacacaaaaaaacctccCAATATGATCCACTGTGCAAAGTTGAGAGTCTCTGACCTCAAACCTGGTCCTGGCCTTTGGCTGGgtctgggtggggtgggtggggctgaggtCACTTGAAGCTCGGATCCCTCTGCCCAGCATCCCTACCTGTGGTCATCCCCTCTTACACTCCTCCGTGGATGAGGAGCTCTTTCCTTCCCTGATCTCGGTGGTAGGAAGTGCCTGTGTGCAGCTAAAGTCTGAACCCGGCTCCTCTCTCCTCACAGATGCAGCTGCCATCTTGCTGGATGAACAGAACAAGCGGCCCTGCAGGAAGTTTCTACTGACAGGTAAAGTGTTCTGCTCTGTTCAGGTCCCCCTAGGGACCAGCATGCCCTGTCTGGTCTGCTTGGACTTCTGCacagcctccccccaccctcccgccTGAGCCCGCTTTGTGGCCTTGGTGCGTCAGCTGACTTGACACAGTCAACAGGGGCCTTCCCAGGGGTTGTGTCTTATGACATCCAGGGCTTGGTCCTCAGCTCTTCAGACCTAGAATGTGATTTTATCAGCTTACCCAGAACAAGCAAGGGctgggagattgcaagtaaatcCAGGAGATACTAATGGGTGTAATAGACTGGCTGATTAAGTTAGCCTGGGAGCCTGACCTCCACTGTGTCCTCCCTCCCAGCAGGCAGGGCTGGAGACAGGAACAGGCCTGACAATGCTGAGAAGCTTCAGGGTTAGAACAAAGGACGCTGGATGTTGATTTCACTGCTCAGTACCCAGCTAATAAAGATGCATACAGTTCAAAGAGACAAAAACCTCAGTAAGTGAAGGAGCCAAAGGCAGATGAAAATAAGGGTAGGAAAAATAAGACAAGGCCAGGAGAATGCTTAGTCTCCTCCATGCTTGCCTTGAGGTCCTGTGTACTCTAAGGGTTTGGCCTTGAGTTTCCTAGCAGCCAAGGCAAAGAGGAAAACCATGATGATTAACATGGTGTAAAAGGGAGCTTAGCACCAGGGAGAGGTACTGCTGTTGGCCTAGGAGAGCGGGGTGAATGGCCGTGCTCCCCTCAGGAGACCATGCTGCCCCTAGAATGGGCACCAGGCCTGCGAATCAGGGGCTGCAATTCCCCATGGGCTGCACCTTGATGTGAACACGCTGCTGGTAGGCAAGGCTGTCTTAGGACACCTCTAgtctcctattattattattattttttaatttatttatttatttatttttggctgctttgggtctttgttgctgtgcgtgggctttctctagttgcggcgagcgggggctactctttcattgtggtacgcaggcttctcattgcggtggcttctcttgttgcagagcacgggctgtaggcacacgggcttcagtagttgtggcatgtgggctcagtagttgtggctcacgggctgtagagcgcaggctcagtagttgtggcgcacgggattagttgctctgcggcatgtgggatcttcccggaccagggcttgaacccatatcccctgcactggcaggcggattcttaaccactgcaccaccagggaagccctgtttttttttgtaatttttattggagtgtagttgatttacagtgttgtgttagtccaggtgtacagcaaagtgaatcagttacacatatacatatatccactcttttttttttttttagattcttttcccatataggccattacagagtattgagtagagttccctgtgctatacagcaggttcttattagttatctattttatatatagtagtgtgtatatgtcagtcccaatctcccaatttatccctcctccgcCTAGTCTCCTGTTATTTTGAGAAACATTTTGGTCTCACCAGTTGAGATTTGGAAAGCCAACCTGGACTTTGGTACCTCCTTGACAAAGCTGCCAGTAAAGCCTTTCTGGGGCGCAGTCCAGCTACTTgtgccctccccctctccccccgctATGGGCAGTGGGCACCAAGGGGAGGGCGTGAGGAAGCAGAACCCTCTCAGGGACCCACCCATAGTTAGTCGGGGCTGTGGGCCAGGGCAAGGGGAGGTAACAGGAGACAAACCTGCAGAGGCTTATGGAACCCAATCATGAAAGGCTTCAGTGGACTTTGGTCCCCGGCCAGGGAATTGCTGTGAGCAGGGCCTAGTGGACCAGACAGGCCGCGCCGGCTGCTCTTATGGCTGGGCCAGAGAGAGTCCAGCTTCTTCCTCAGGGCTGGAGTTGCTACTCCTTAGTCCCTAACACCCTGCCCCTAAAACTCTGGTGGCCCCTCATCAGGCTGCCCCTCAGCTCAATGGTAGGAGTCCACCCCAGGCAGCAAGTGACTCTCTCCTCCCGTTGCAGGCCAGTGCGACTTTGGCTCCAACTGCAGATTTTCCCACATGTCAGAGCGAGACCTGCAGGAGCTGAGTATGCAGGTGGAGGGTGCGTTTcactgggaccctgggctgggcaggggtgAGTGCTGGGGGGATGTAGGGGAATGCTGCCCTGtgtcttcccccttccccctcttttGTGGCTGCCATGTGGGGTAGGCTGAGGGCTATCCAGGGCGTCAGGAACTGCCTTCAGACCACCCCACGCATGAGTGGGGAAGGAGCCAGGGAGCCCCCATCCATGTGCCCGGCTGGGTTTAAAGTGACATGCATGGCTTCCTGTCCAGGAGTCCCGAGGGTGTGCCTCAGCCCCACCTGGGCCCTGCTAGCCTGGCATTCATTCATGTACACCCACCCGCCCTTCCTCAATCAGGCAACGTGTTTGGAGCCCCTATTCGGCCCCTGGCAGATCCCCCACTGCGCTCTGGGGACAAGGGGATAAAGAGAGCACCTTCCCTGCCCTCAGGATGCTCAGGCCTGGGGACTACAGGGAAGGGCAAGTTCAGCTTCCCTCTGGAAACTGGCATGTCTGCCTTTGGGAAATTCACTTCTTACTGCTCCAATTAGAGATAAGGAAATTCTCAACTTAGATGGTCTTTATCGATCTTCGCATGCAGCCCCTCATTGAATGGATGGAGACACTGAGCCTCACGTGAGCCCCCGTCCAGTGCGGCTTCTCTGTCCACGTGGCCTCGGGCAGCCAGCGAGCATCTGGGGTGGCCTGGCCTTGGCCCTCATCCACCAATAGGCCTCACTCCCCTCCGACCAGTCAGACCCTGTGGGCAGTGCCCTGCCCTGGGGATCTGATGACAGTGTAGCCGCAGCCCTGCCACAAACACAGGTTTCTAGGAGCTTTCCCAGGGCGGAAGTGAGGCCTTATGGGCCAGGCCAGCGAGTCCTGGTGGCAGCTGTATCTCCAGCTCTTCACCAGCCATGGTCTCTCAGAGCCGTTGGCCCGTGGCGGGAGAGCGCAGGCTTTGCCCTGTTCTGCAGCCCACGCTGCCTCCCTGACCCCAGGTTTGGACCCCTCCTGAGGACCAGGCTCTCAACCTGCACTGTCCTGTGTCCCACTCCAAAAAGCTTGGGAGGCAGCCAGTGTTTTGTCTTCACTTCATGGGGAAGCCGAGTGAGGCCCAGAGGGGCTACCTGGGGAGGTGGCTGCAGGATGGGGACAGGCCAGAGGCCCTGCTCCTGGCCTCCCAGCCTGTGCCCTCCCTCCCGCCTCTGGAAGGTTCCAGCTGCTTTGTGAGAGTGTGGGGTTCAGATGGGGGTGAGTATGCCCCTCAGTTGCCTGTCTCTCTACCCCCACAGAGGAGAGGCGGGCCAGGGAGTGGCCACTAGACGTCACCGAGCTCCCTGAGGTCCACGTGGAGGACTGGCTGGAGAAGAGAGCCCAGCGGCTGAGCTCGGCCCCAAGCAGCAGGTACAGGCCCTGTgggtcccctcctccccccagccagCTTGCCTTTGTCTCCACGAACTGCCCAGGGACCAGACACGGGCGCCCCCAAAGGACTCCTCAGGTGGGGGCCACATCGGGGGCTCTTGGGTCCCCAGGCCCTGGCCAGAGGCTGAAGGGCACTTGCCTGAAGGTTCCTGTGCCTAGGCCTCATCCCCTGCCTTAGTGGAGTCTGCAGTGGCTGAAGGGGGCAGGTGGCCAAGCCAGCTTGACTCCACATCACCAAGTCCATTGCCAGAGGGAGAGGCCTGACTGTGGTTACTGAGGCCCCAGAAAGCCAGTCACCACACTGTCCCCTCTAGGCCTTGCCAGATAGGCATGGTTGCTCCGACCCTGCAGAAGGGGAAGTGAGGCTCATGGGATGGTGTGACTtgtccaagggcacacagctcaGAGCAGGCACAGCTGGGATTGCACAGGCGTGTGACAGGCTGTCATTGTCCCACTGCCTCCTcgaggagggggctggggtggggctggccCAGCTGCTGCCTGGGCCCAGCACTCAGGATGCTCAGAAGTGGACAGGGTGCCCTTTACCCCTTGTATGGGGAGCACCCTGGGTCAGGAGCCCGCAGGTGTGTGCTGCATGCCGTCCCAGGTTCTCCTCTTCAAGGTCACAGCCAAGACCAAAGCCAGGGCTCCTGGGGTCTTCTACCAGgtattgaaagagagagaagggaggaaaaaggCTAAAGGATGTGCCTGTGAGCTGCCTGACTTGGTAAAGTCACCCCGTGCCGGGCTGCCTCCTTTCCCGTCCTGCACTGGGGCTTCGGACCCGGTGATCTCTGTGGTGTGGCCTAGTGGGACAGCAGCCTGGCTGGGACAGTCTGTGGGGTGAGGCCTTTCCTTGAGGCTCCGCCAGGAGATGAGGGCCAAGCTTCTTGCCTTCTCCGTGCCTCAGTGAGGAGAGCTCGTtaagctattttaaaattaactttatttgtttttaaatctgtGCCCAGTTTGTCCCCCGACCTTGAAAATATATAGTACAGTCATGACTCCTGTGTTAGAGTGTGACGTCCCTTCCGTCTGGTCCTGTCAGAAGTGATTGTGATCTTGGTAGTGTGGGCGCCCCCCTCGGGACTGGTCCAGGGACCCATGTCCTGCACCCCAGGCTTGGGCCTGAGGCCactcagagaactctgggggCTTCCCCGCTCCCCCGCTCCCTGGACCCAGCCGCCTCCCCGCTCCACCTCCGTGGTTCCTCTGCTGGGAGTGAGCCCCAGAG
The sequence above is a segment of the Eschrichtius robustus isolate mEscRob2 chromosome 14, mEscRob2.pri, whole genome shotgun sequence genome. Coding sequences within it:
- the ZMAT5 gene encoding zinc finger matrin-type protein 5 isoform X1; this encodes MGKRYFCDYCDRSFQDNLHNRKKHLNGLQHLKAKKLWYDMFRDAAAILLDEQNKRPCRKFLLTGQCDFGSNCRFSHMSERDLQELSMQVEGAFHWDPGLGREERRAREWPLDVTELPEVHVEDWLEKRAQRLSSAPSSRAEPIRATVFQYPVGWPPVQELPPSLRAPPPGGWPLQPSIQWG
- the ZMAT5 gene encoding zinc finger matrin-type protein 5 isoform X2 — translated: MGKRYFCDYCDRSFQDNLHNRKKHLNGLQHLKAKKLWYDMFRDAAAILLDEQNKRPCRKFLLTGQCDFGSNCRFSHMSERDLQELSMQVEEERRAREWPLDVTELPEVHVEDWLEKRAQRLSSAPSSRAEPIRATVFQYPVGWPPVQELPPSLRAPPPGGWPLQPSIQWG